In Desulfovibrio sp. TomC, the sequence GCCCGTCTGGAGCCGGCCCGGCCCGACCCAGGCCGGCCCGGACTGGCCCGGACTGGACCGGCGATAGCCGGACCGGACAGCCAAACGAACGTCTCCACGCCAAACTGGCCCGGCTCGGCCCGGGCTGGACCGGCGACAGGGCGGCGGGGCGGCAAGCCATCCCCGCCGGCTTGACGGCCACCGGCAAAACCGGGCAATTGGCTGTGAAACGGCCACTTTTTGTGACCCCGGCGTCGCGCCTGTCGCGTTGCCGATCATCTTTCCCTGCCTACGGAGCCTGCCGCCCATGAAAGATATCCCGCGCTTTCTGGCTGGTTTTAAAAATTTCCAGCGCACCTATTTCTGCGACGGCAGCACCTTTTTTACCGATCTCAAACAAGGGCAGACCCCCAAGGTACTGGTCGTCGCCTGCTCGGATTCCCGGGTGGACCCGGCCATCCTGACCGGCTGCGAACCCGGCGACATGTTCGTGGTGCGCAACGTCGCCAACCTCGTGCCGCCGTATGAAACCTCGCCCGGCAACCACGGCGTCAGCGCCGCCGTGGAATATGCCGTCAAGATGCTGGCCGTGGAGCACATCATCGTCCTTGGCCACTCTTGTTGCGGCGGCATCCAGGCGCTGATGCACCCCCAAACCGCCGAACTTGGCGAATTCATCGCCCCCTGGGTCAGCATTGCCGAGCCGGCCCTGCGCGAGGTCAACGCCAAGCTCGTGGGCAAAAACATCGCCCTGCGCCAGCATGCCTGCGAACAGGCCGCCGTGCTCGTTTCCCTGGAAAACCTGCTGACCTTCCCCTGGGTCTTTGACCGGGTCATGCGCGGCGAGGTCCATCTGCACGGCTGGTACTTCGACCTGCAAAAGGGCGAACTGCTCAGTTATCTGCCCGAAACCGGCACCTTTGAGCCGCTGGTGGCCCGTTGTGAAACCGACGACCCGGCCTGAGACGACAACCGAAACGGGGCCGCGCCCAGGCAAGCCCCGCCCCTGCCAGCCCAGTCCGGGCTGCCCACTGAAAAGGTCCGTATCATGTCCCTGACCATGCCGCCCGAATCCAACACCGCCATCTCCCTGAGGACTGTGTTCCAGGACCGCCTCGCCCTGATTTTCCTGCTCCTCTATGTCTGCCTCGGGCTGTATCATCTCGGCGTGCCCTCGCTGTGGATGGATGAAGTCCTGGTCCCCATGACCGCCGCCCATTCCAATGAATTCATCCTCAATCAGAGCAAATACATCGAGGTCCATCCCCCGCTGTTTTATTTTATCACCAAATTGGCGCTGCTTGTTGGCAGCGACGACTTCACCGTGCGCCTTTTTTCCGTGCTGTGCGGCCTGGGGACCTGCATTGTCGGGTTTGCCGCCTGCTGCCTCGTCCTGCCCCGGCCCCAGGCCAGAGCCGCCCTGCTTTTCCTGATCGCCAACAGCCAGTTTCTGTTTCTGGCCCGAACAGCCCGCCCCTATGCCTTTATGGTCCTGCTTTTTTCCCTGATCCTGTACCTGTATCTTCAATACTTCGAATCCAAGAAACCGGATATGGTCCGCGTGGCCCTGCTTGGCGGCCTGCTTGGACTGGCCTTTGCCACGGTCTACACCTCCATTTTTCTCATTGCCGCCGTCGTCGGGTCCATGGCCCTGGTCGGAACGCAGCGCCGCAAATCCGGCAATCTCGCCGCCGTGGTCCTGCTCAGCCTGGTTGCCGGCCTGTTCCTGTACTTCTTCTATGAGGCCTTCATTTCCAAATCCAGAGTCAGCCAAGCCTATCTCGACGCCGGCATGGACTACGCCACCATTAGCGCCATCTACGTCAACGCGATCTTTGATAATATCTTTTATTTCAACAATCTGCCCGCCAGGATAGGTCTGGGGGCATTGACCGCCTGGGGCCTGTGGCTGCTGCGCGGCAACCGGCCGTTTTGCATCCTCACCCTGGCGTTGCTCCTTGTCCCCTACGCCCAGCTCATCGTCACCAAGAGCGCCCTCAACTTCTGGGGCCGCCACATTGCGTTCCTGATGCTTCCCATGGCCATGGCCCAGGCAGCCGCCGCGGCCCGGCTCTTTGGCCGGTTCGGGACAACCGCCCCGGTCCTGGCTGCCGCTACCCTGAGCCTCCTGACCCTGGCCGGCTACCACCACAAGTATTTTGCCGTAGACAGCTACGACGTGGAGGTCATCGGCGACAATTACAAAAGCATCGCCGCCCATCTGGCCGAGACCGCCGTCCCCGGGGAGGCCCTCAACTACACCGGCGAATACCTGGAAAAATGCACCAACTGGTATGTGAACCGCCTGCTGCCGGCGGCAGCCCGCATGAACAATCCCCAGGCCGATGCACCGGTTGCCAGCGTCATCGTGGCCAAGGAGTACCTCTACCTTGGCGGGGACAAGGCCGGCTTTCGACAGCGCTTCGGTCCCTTCGATACCGAGGAGCAGTACCGCTCCGTCACCATCTATCGCCGCCACGTGGCCAAAACCGGACCTGTGGCCATGAACGGTCCCCTTTTCAGACAAGATTTCACCTTTGACTACACCCGGCTCTATGCCGAGGCCGCCGCCGTCTCCAACGTCAACGTGGCCTTCTCGGCCCGGGGTTTTGCCGTCCTCCCCACCCGGCCGGACACGCCGGGCACCTGCGACTACGTGTTCACCAACCCGGCCGGGCATACCCATTTCGGCGTGGTCCTCGACTACAGGAGCGCCGGCTGGGGCAACGTGGTGGCCGTTGATGTGCGCTACGACGACGAACCCTTCACCACGGTATTCACTACCGGCGGCATGGACCCCCGACGCCAAGCCATTGTCCCCTTTCACCGTGATGCGCCCTTTGCCACCATGACCGTACGCCTGCGTCTGGTGAGCCACGACAGCCTGCCCGACACCCCGGGCAGCGGCCTGCGTACCGTGACCCTGGAAGGCTTCACCGTTATTGCAGCCGACGACGAGGCCAGCGTGACCCGTAAATACGGCCCGGCCGCTTACAATACCTACTTGCTGGACAACTACGAGACCGTCCGCTTTCCAGCCACAAGCGGCATCGAACAGGAGCTTGTCTTTGATCCCGAGGTGGTGGCCTGCCGCCATCCCGACGACGTCGAGGACAAACGGGCGCAAGTCTGCGCCTTGATCCCCGGCCAGACCGCCGGCCATATCGACATCCGTTACCGCGCTCCCCATAACGATGCCGTGTTTTTGCCCCGCGTCTCCGGCGAGACCACATCGCTTGTCGCTGCCGTGCTGGACGCGAACGGCGTTGAATCAGGATTTTTCACCATGCATGGCATCTCCAACACCAGCTGGTCGCCCGTGGCCGCCCAGTTCCGGCTGCCTCTACCGGCCCTGACGGGCGCCGTGCGCGTCAAACTTCAAGGAGGAGCCCAGCTGTGGACCGTGGACGGCAAGGCCCTGTTTCGGAACAGATGAGCGCGTCCCTTGCCGCTCTGGTCTCTCCTCGGCTAGTATGGCGGCCATCATGAAACGCGCCCTGGCCACCCTGGTTGTCGGCGACCGCTGCCGCCACGACTTCGCCGACCGCGCCGCCCCGTCCTTTCGGGCCTATGCCAAGGCCCATGGGCTGTCCCTGGTGGTGCTCGACCGGCTTATCGACCCCTCCCCCCAGGGGACAAGCCGCAGCCCGGCCTGGCAGAAATGCCTCCTTTTTCACCATCCCAAGCTGCGCGCCTGCGACCAGGTGCTGTGGCTCGACGCCGACATCGTCATCCATCCGGACGCCCCGGACGTCTTTGACGGCCTGCCGCCCGGGACCCTTGGCGCAGTGGAGCAGTTTTCCAGCCCAAGCCGCGAGGCTTACGCCGCCGCCCTGGAGAAAACCCGACGCCACCTGGCCCGAAACGGCCTGAGCGCCCCGGACGACAGCACGCCCGAGGCCTTTTACCGCCACTACGGCTACAGCGACGGCCCCGACGCCGTCGTCCAGACCGGAGTCATGGTCCTGACCCCCGAGGCCCACGCGCCGGCCATGGCCGCCGCCTACGCCGAGAACCGCCGGCCCGACAGCCGGGACATGCTCTTTGAGATGCGTCCGCTGTCCTACCATCTGCTGCGCGCCGGCCCGGTGCGCTGGCTTTCCCCGCGTTTTAACACCCTGTGGGCTACGGCCCTTTGCAATCATTACCCTTTTCTCATGGACCCGGCCTTTCTGGCCGCCGGCCGGGACCGGCCCGACCTCCTGGCCCGGCTCAAGGCCGCCTGTCTCCAAACCGTCTTTGACGACGCCTATTTCCTGCACTTTGCCGGGGTTGGCCAGGATATGCGCTATCTTCTGCCGCCCCAAATACTGTAGACAATCCGACCGGAGTGATGGCATGCCGCGTCCCGAACACTGGGGACTCCGGGAGCGCCAGCGGCATCTGCCGTGGACAACCCAAGCGTGTGCGAGGGCCAACCAATCGTTTTGCAACTTCTCCCTTGGCAGGGCAGGGGGCTTCGCTTCCCCGGCCGCCGGAGGCAATCATGCGTCCATCGTGGATTTTTCTGGTCGTGGCCGGACTGTTTGAAGTCGGTTGGCCGGTTGGCCTCAAGCTGGCCCAGACGCCCGGTCGCGGCTTGGTCGGCAGCCTTGTGGCCATCGTCTGCATGGCGGCCAGCGGCCTGCTGTTGTATCTGGCCCAGCGCGACATTCCCATGGGCACGGCCTATGCGGTCTGGACCGGCATCGGCGCGGCCGGAGCCTTCGTCGTGGGCCTTGCGCTCTATGGCGATCCGGCCAACCTGCCCCGCATTTTGGGCGTCGGTCTGATTGTGGCCGGCGTGGTAACCCTCAAGCTCTCCCACTAGACTCTCTCTGCTCCAAGGAGCAGCGCCGCTCTGTTGCCGCTTGAGGGGCTGCGGTGCTTCTGGGAGATCTGACTGCTTTGCATCCAGGCGGCCTCCCGGCTGCTGGTCTGCCCGCACACGTCGGACAGCCGACCCTGCACCGGGCATCACGCGCTGCCGCTGCCGGGGGGGGGCATTTATGCTTTTCTTAGCTCGTGGCGGCGATCCGTACAGGGGCCAGTCTGGATGGCGATAAGAT encodes:
- a CDS encoding DMT family transporter is translated as MRPSWIFLVVAGLFEVGWPVGLKLAQTPGRGLVGSLVAIVCMAASGLLLYLAQRDIPMGTAYAVWTGIGAAGAFVVGLALYGDPANLPRILGVGLIVAGVVTLKLSH
- a CDS encoding carbonic anhydrase, with the protein product MKDIPRFLAGFKNFQRTYFCDGSTFFTDLKQGQTPKVLVVACSDSRVDPAILTGCEPGDMFVVRNVANLVPPYETSPGNHGVSAAVEYAVKMLAVEHIIVLGHSCCGGIQALMHPQTAELGEFIAPWVSIAEPALREVNAKLVGKNIALRQHACEQAAVLVSLENLLTFPWVFDRVMRGEVHLHGWYFDLQKGELLSYLPETGTFEPLVARCETDDPA
- a CDS encoding glycosyltransferase family 39 protein, with protein sequence MSLTMPPESNTAISLRTVFQDRLALIFLLLYVCLGLYHLGVPSLWMDEVLVPMTAAHSNEFILNQSKYIEVHPPLFYFITKLALLVGSDDFTVRLFSVLCGLGTCIVGFAACCLVLPRPQARAALLFLIANSQFLFLARTARPYAFMVLLFSLILYLYLQYFESKKPDMVRVALLGGLLGLAFATVYTSIFLIAAVVGSMALVGTQRRKSGNLAAVVLLSLVAGLFLYFFYEAFISKSRVSQAYLDAGMDYATISAIYVNAIFDNIFYFNNLPARIGLGALTAWGLWLLRGNRPFCILTLALLLVPYAQLIVTKSALNFWGRHIAFLMLPMAMAQAAAAARLFGRFGTTAPVLAAATLSLLTLAGYHHKYFAVDSYDVEVIGDNYKSIAAHLAETAVPGEALNYTGEYLEKCTNWYVNRLLPAAARMNNPQADAPVASVIVAKEYLYLGGDKAGFRQRFGPFDTEEQYRSVTIYRRHVAKTGPVAMNGPLFRQDFTFDYTRLYAEAAAVSNVNVAFSARGFAVLPTRPDTPGTCDYVFTNPAGHTHFGVVLDYRSAGWGNVVAVDVRYDDEPFTTVFTTGGMDPRRQAIVPFHRDAPFATMTVRLRLVSHDSLPDTPGSGLRTVTLEGFTVIAADDEASVTRKYGPAAYNTYLLDNYETVRFPATSGIEQELVFDPEVVACRHPDDVEDKRAQVCALIPGQTAGHIDIRYRAPHNDAVFLPRVSGETTSLVAAVLDANGVESGFFTMHGISNTSWSPVAAQFRLPLPALTGAVRVKLQGGAQLWTVDGKALFRNR